CATCGGCTGCCCGCCCCGCGCGTTCGAACGCGACCACTACGACGTGCCGTCCAACCACTACGGCGCCGCGGTCCGCGCGGGCGCGGTGGCGGTGGACTCCCGCGAACTGGTGCGGAGGCTGACGGGGGCGGGGCTGCGGCAGCGGAAGAGGTGGGAGGGCCGGGCGCGCTGACCCCGGTGGCGCCCGGCTGCCCCGCGCTTCAGATGACGGGCGGCCGGCCCAGTCGGGTCATCTGCCACACCGTGGACCACCGCATGGGCCGACGGGGCGGGCACGGGGTCCGCACGCCCTCGGCGAACCCGCCGAACCACGCCCGAAGTCCCGCCGCCGACCGGGTGCGGGCGACGGTCAACGCGGTCCAGACGCCCAGGTAGACGGGGACGAGGACGGAGGGAAGGTGCCTCTTGGCGAGCCAGACGCGGTTGCGGGCGACCATGCGGTAGAAGACGGCGTGCCGGGTGGGCGAC
The nucleotide sequence above comes from Streptomyces sp. NBC_01716. Encoded proteins:
- a CDS encoding DUF4031 domain-containing protein is translated as MTVYIDPPTWAGHGRMWSHLVSDESYDELHTFAASIGCPPRAFERDHYDVPSNHYGAAVRAGAVAVDSRELVRRLTGAGLRQRKRWEGRAR